In a genomic window of Halobiforma lacisalsi AJ5:
- a CDS encoding ABC transporter ATP-binding protein, whose protein sequence is MDGVSKYFDGGETVANSRLDLEVDDGEFLVILGPSGCGKTTALRLVAGLEDPSEGDIYFDDERVNRWSPSERNVAMVFQNYALYPHMSVRENIAYPLKVRGIPPDERDRRIEEVTELLHIEGQIGKRPAALSGGQRQRVALARAIVREPSVFLLDEPLSNLDAKLRQEMRSELKRLQDELGITTIYVTHNQEEAMSMADTVVVMNRGTIQQISPPEELYSRPRTEWVARFIGSPPMNLFEGRRRNGSIAIGEAGTVDLEGVAGIQGIDAASASASTSTSASLSDDLSLGIRPEDLFLSSERPTSGNALEGTVDTVEPLGEYTLVNVAVDDRLVKVKVGDADVTRGEEVWVTFDDEDAYLYDENGELVTQTASPQPTESR, encoded by the coding sequence ATGGATGGTGTTAGCAAATACTTCGACGGGGGTGAGACCGTCGCCAACTCCCGACTGGACCTCGAGGTCGACGACGGGGAGTTCCTCGTCATTCTGGGGCCGTCCGGCTGTGGCAAGACGACGGCATTGCGGCTCGTCGCCGGTCTCGAGGATCCCTCGGAGGGGGACATCTACTTCGACGACGAGCGTGTCAACCGGTGGTCGCCGAGCGAGCGCAACGTGGCGATGGTGTTCCAGAACTACGCGCTGTACCCCCACATGAGCGTCCGGGAGAACATCGCCTATCCGCTGAAAGTACGAGGGATCCCGCCCGACGAACGGGACCGGCGGATCGAAGAGGTGACGGAACTGCTCCACATCGAGGGCCAGATCGGAAAGCGCCCGGCCGCGCTGAGCGGCGGGCAGCGACAGCGGGTGGCCCTCGCGCGGGCGATCGTTCGGGAGCCGTCCGTCTTCCTCCTCGACGAGCCGCTGTCGAACTTGGACGCGAAGCTCCGCCAGGAGATGCGCAGCGAGCTGAAACGCCTCCAGGACGAGCTTGGGATCACGACCATCTACGTCACCCACAACCAGGAAGAGGCGATGAGCATGGCCGACACCGTCGTCGTCATGAACCGCGGGACGATCCAGCAGATTTCGCCACCCGAGGAACTGTACTCCCGGCCGCGGACGGAGTGGGTGGCCCGTTTCATCGGCTCGCCGCCGATGAACCTGTTCGAAGGACGGCGGCGGAACGGCTCGATCGCCATCGGCGAGGCCGGTACCGTCGACCTCGAGGGTGTGGCGGGCATCCAGGGGATCGACGCCGCGTCAGCATCCGCGTCCACGTCCACGTCCGCATCTCTCTCCGACGACCTCTCCCTGGGCATCCGCCCGGAGGACCTCTTCCTTTCGAGCGAGCGGCCCACCTCGGGGAACGCGCTCGAGGGGACGGTCGATACGGTCGAACCATTGGGCGAGTACACGCTCGTCAACGTGGCCGTCGACGACCGGCTCGTGAAGGTGAAGGTCGGCGACGCGGACGTCACGCGGGGCGAGGAGGTCTGGGTGACCTTCGACGACGAGGATGCCTACCTGTACGACGAGAACGGCGAGTTGGTGACCCAAACGGCCAGTCCACAGCCGACGGAGAGCCGATAA
- a CDS encoding ABC transporter substrate-binding protein, producing MTEPNGRFDRRTVLRGMGGGAVGLAGVGIGVAGSAAAQEALTVTGVWTGGEEEDFLAVVDYVEDQTGIDITYQPRDTEAILTGTLMDYEAGVATADIVVMPSPARIQSDAERGHLAAMGDVWDPDEFATDAEQVSADGEIYAAPFKMDLKPGFWYRQSFFEDNGLEEPDDYDAFLDLLEEIDGISGVEAPIASGNGDGWPLSDVTEGFIIRQENGGQLQRGLVDGDTEFTDERVVAAFEEIQDLLQAGYFSEVRDFGVQYEFFWENETPLYFMGSWTPAFEAIQDPDDLGYFMIPGAEAMVAAENWFTVPQYSENVDAARTAVETFVSAEGQQVWAERGGFIASNAQVPDEAYDVEIMGDLADRADEVDLVPDLDDTVGDPFQSEFWASLTGLWARPDQDVTSLVDSLADLLQESVADGGGL from the coding sequence ATGACCGAACCTAACGGTCGGTTCGATCGGCGTACCGTGCTACGAGGAATGGGCGGCGGAGCCGTCGGACTCGCGGGAGTGGGGATCGGCGTCGCGGGATCGGCGGCCGCACAGGAAGCGCTTACCGTAACCGGCGTCTGGACCGGCGGCGAGGAGGAGGACTTCCTCGCCGTCGTCGATTACGTCGAGGATCAGACGGGGATCGACATCACGTATCAGCCGCGGGACACGGAAGCCATTCTGACGGGAACGTTGATGGATTACGAGGCCGGGGTCGCGACCGCCGACATCGTCGTGATGCCGTCGCCGGCCCGGATCCAGTCCGACGCGGAGCGTGGCCACCTGGCAGCGATGGGAGACGTCTGGGACCCCGACGAGTTCGCGACCGACGCGGAGCAGGTGAGCGCCGACGGCGAGATCTACGCGGCGCCGTTCAAGATGGACCTCAAGCCGGGGTTCTGGTACCGCCAGTCGTTCTTCGAGGACAACGGTCTCGAGGAGCCCGACGATTACGACGCGTTCCTCGACCTGCTCGAGGAGATCGACGGGATTTCGGGCGTCGAGGCACCGATCGCGTCCGGGAACGGGGACGGCTGGCCCCTGAGCGACGTGACGGAGGGGTTCATCATCCGACAGGAGAACGGGGGGCAACTCCAGCGAGGGCTCGTCGACGGCGATACCGAGTTTACCGACGAGCGCGTCGTCGCCGCCTTCGAGGAAATCCAGGACCTCCTCCAGGCGGGCTACTTCAGTGAGGTGCGGGACTTCGGCGTTCAGTACGAGTTCTTCTGGGAGAACGAGACGCCGCTGTACTTCATGGGGTCGTGGACGCCGGCGTTCGAGGCGATCCAGGATCCGGACGACCTCGGCTACTTCATGATCCCCGGCGCGGAGGCGATGGTCGCCGCCGAGAACTGGTTTACGGTACCACAGTACTCGGAGAACGTCGATGCGGCGCGGACGGCAGTCGAGACGTTCGTCTCCGCCGAGGGCCAGCAGGTCTGGGCCGAACGGGGCGGCTTCATCGCCTCGAACGCGCAGGTGCCGGACGAGGCCTACGACGTGGAGATCATGGGCGACCTCGCGGACCGGGCCGACGAGGTGGACCTCGTTCCCGACCTCGACGACACGGTGGGCGATCCGTTCCAGTCGGAGTTCTGGGCGTCGCTGACCGGCCTCTGGGCACGGCCGGACCAGGACGTCACCTCGCTGGTCGACTCGCTCGCCGACCTCCTGCAGGAATCCGTGGCGGACGGGGGCGGGCTGTGA
- the thrC gene encoding threonine synthase produces MSLSLSADRPTVPGVADDGVWLECIACGDTFAPFEDVRYTCDECDGLLEVRYADLPTFEDFSGRGVWRYADALPLSEGVTTQEGATPLYEVPRLEADVGVETLRIKHEGMNPTGSFKDRGMTVGVAVAQELGVGRLACASTGNTSAALAAYGSRGGMETLVLLPAGKVAAGKVGQAALHDARILEVDGNFDACLDIVRELAERGEAYLLNSLNPFRLEGQKTIGLEILEGFRDDYGAFPDRIVLPVGNAGNTAALYKAFRELVQAGALEEREVPKLTGVQAEGAAPMVEAVENGADEVRRWEEVETRATAIRIGNPVNAPKALPGIRETGGTAIAVSDDEITEAQRDLAAEGVGVEPASAASVAGLRKLRASGIVDDDERVACLTTGHLLKDPDAAAAAGNEPEPVPADTGGVLAHLEGGNTSAQ; encoded by the coding sequence ATGAGTCTCAGCCTCTCGGCCGACCGGCCGACCGTACCCGGCGTCGCGGACGACGGCGTCTGGCTCGAGTGTATCGCCTGCGGCGACACCTTCGCGCCGTTCGAGGACGTCCGCTACACCTGTGACGAGTGCGACGGACTGCTCGAGGTGCGCTATGCCGACCTCCCCACGTTCGAGGACTTCTCGGGACGCGGCGTCTGGCGCTACGCCGACGCCCTCCCGCTCTCCGAAGGCGTTACGACCCAGGAGGGGGCGACGCCGCTGTACGAGGTACCCCGACTCGAAGCCGACGTCGGTGTCGAGACGCTGCGGATCAAACACGAGGGGATGAACCCGACGGGGTCGTTCAAGGATCGCGGGATGACCGTCGGCGTCGCCGTCGCGCAAGAACTGGGCGTCGGGCGACTCGCCTGTGCTTCCACCGGCAATACGAGCGCCGCGCTGGCGGCCTACGGCTCGCGGGGCGGCATGGAGACGCTGGTCCTCCTGCCGGCGGGGAAGGTCGCCGCCGGGAAGGTCGGCCAGGCCGCGCTCCACGACGCGCGCATCCTCGAGGTCGACGGTAACTTCGACGCCTGTCTCGATATCGTTCGGGAACTCGCCGAGCGCGGGGAGGCCTACCTGCTGAATTCGCTGAACCCGTTCCGACTCGAGGGCCAGAAGACGATCGGCCTCGAGATCCTCGAGGGGTTCCGCGACGACTACGGGGCCTTCCCGGACCGGATCGTCCTGCCGGTCGGCAACGCGGGCAACACCGCGGCGCTGTACAAGGCGTTTCGCGAACTCGTCCAGGCGGGCGCGCTCGAGGAGCGCGAGGTGCCGAAACTGACCGGCGTCCAGGCCGAGGGTGCGGCGCCGATGGTCGAGGCGGTCGAGAACGGGGCCGACGAGGTCCGCCGCTGGGAGGAGGTCGAGACCCGGGCGACCGCGATCCGGATCGGCAACCCCGTGAACGCGCCGAAGGCGCTTCCCGGCATCCGCGAGACCGGGGGCACCGCGATCGCGGTCTCGGACGACGAGATTACCGAGGCCCAGCGCGACCTCGCGGCGGAGGGCGTCGGCGTCGAACCGGCCTCCGCGGCGTCGGTCGCCGGCCTCCGGAAGCTCCGTGCGTCGGGGATCGTCGACGACGACGAGCGGGTCGCCTGCCTGACCACGGGCCACCTGCTCAAGGATCCCGACGCGGCGGCGGCCGCGGGGAACGAGCCCGAACCCGTGCCGGCCGACACCGGGGGCGTTCTCGCACACCTCGAGGGCGGGAATACGTCGGCACAGTAG
- a CDS encoding carbohydrate ABC transporter permease yields the protein MSDSDDPFEPTRPGTDPERETDGRGYLSVDEIPETAPARELDWTTRLANATPSLPRLLKYAIAITVAVLWIVPFLGLFMASLRPLNEIIQGWWHLEGMTLTLENYQQAWTYRTAPMRRALINTLIVTVPAVLVVMLLGAMAAYPFARFEFPLKTTLFFLILLVMAAPPELVAMGNYNTLREVGLFDTYMGLILVHIGWGLGWVVLFLRNYLLGIPKELEEAARIDGASRYQIFRTIILPLSTPALVSVAVIQFTWVWNAFFFPLVFMRSPELYLAPQVLPLMRGRIQVEWGLVAAGSVLTMIVPILLFLTLERYYKQGMVAAVTD from the coding sequence ATGAGTGACAGCGACGATCCATTCGAACCGACGCGACCCGGAACCGATCCCGAACGGGAGACCGACGGACGCGGCTACCTGTCGGTCGACGAGATCCCCGAAACCGCACCCGCCAGGGAACTGGACTGGACGACGCGGCTCGCCAACGCGACCCCGTCGCTCCCGCGGCTGCTCAAGTACGCCATCGCGATCACGGTCGCGGTCCTCTGGATCGTTCCCTTCCTCGGACTCTTTATGGCCTCGCTGCGCCCGCTCAACGAGATCATCCAGGGGTGGTGGCACCTCGAGGGCATGACGCTCACCCTCGAGAACTACCAGCAGGCCTGGACCTACCGGACGGCACCGATGCGCCGGGCCCTGATCAACACCCTGATCGTCACCGTCCCCGCGGTGCTCGTCGTCATGTTGCTCGGCGCGATGGCGGCCTACCCCTTCGCGCGGTTCGAGTTCCCGCTGAAGACGACGCTGTTCTTCCTGATCCTGCTCGTGATGGCGGCGCCGCCGGAACTGGTCGCGATGGGCAACTACAACACGCTCCGGGAGGTCGGGTTGTTCGACACGTACATGGGACTGATACTGGTCCACATCGGCTGGGGGTTGGGCTGGGTCGTCCTCTTCCTGCGGAACTACCTGCTGGGGATCCCGAAGGAACTCGAGGAGGCCGCCCGCATCGACGGCGCATCGCGGTACCAGATCTTCCGGACGATCATCCTGCCGCTGTCGACGCCGGCGCTCGTCTCCGTCGCCGTGATCCAGTTCACCTGGGTCTGGAACGCCTTCTTCTTCCCGCTCGTGTTCATGCGCTCGCCCGAGCTCTACCTGGCGCCGCAGGTGCTCCCGCTGATGCGCGGGCGCATCCAGGTCGAGTGGGGGCTGGTCGCCGCCGGTTCGGTGCTGACGATGATCGTCCCCATTCTCCTGTTCCTGACCCTCGAGCGGTACTACAAGCAGGGAATGGTCGCCGCCGTCACGGACTGA
- a CDS encoding carbohydrate ABC transporter permease, producing the protein MSLRDYVDGLDEDATLGLNVEVDREKLVALAVFLIPGMTLFGIFSVGPIVYSAVGSFFSWDAFSMQSFIGLENWIRTFRDPLIIDWENLRHWRFPMGALAQNLLWVVLHVPISTVLGLAMALLFADLRGRRILRSMVFLGFTVPTIVIGLVLLFIYDPQAGIFNELLRVIGMEHQVRNWTQSPQVAIYALIAGGIWVQTGFNMLLYSSALAAIDPSLIESAKIDGAGPYRRFRDIIWPLVRPVTAVVVIMGIIWVLRVFDIVYAAGGSAGGPNHAYSVLGIEVYRAAFEPPIDYGKAMVVALVQLVIVAPLAAYIARMG; encoded by the coding sequence ATGAGCTTACGGGACTACGTCGACGGGCTCGACGAGGACGCGACCCTCGGGCTGAACGTGGAGGTCGACCGCGAGAAACTCGTCGCCCTCGCGGTGTTCCTGATCCCGGGGATGACCCTGTTCGGCATCTTCTCGGTCGGGCCGATCGTCTACTCGGCGGTCGGGAGCTTCTTCTCGTGGGACGCGTTCTCGATGCAGAGCTTCATTGGCCTCGAGAACTGGATCCGGACGTTCAGGGATCCGCTGATCATCGACTGGGAGAACCTCCGACACTGGCGGTTCCCGATGGGCGCGCTGGCACAGAACCTCCTGTGGGTGGTGCTCCACGTCCCGATCAGCACCGTTCTCGGGCTCGCGATGGCGCTGCTGTTCGCCGACCTCCGGGGGCGGCGGATCCTTCGATCGATGGTCTTCCTGGGGTTTACCGTGCCGACGATCGTGATCGGGCTGGTTCTGCTGTTCATCTACGATCCCCAGGCGGGGATCTTCAACGAACTGCTCCGCGTGATCGGCATGGAACACCAGGTCCGCAACTGGACGCAGTCCCCGCAGGTGGCGATCTACGCGCTCATCGCGGGCGGGATCTGGGTCCAGACCGGGTTCAACATGCTGCTGTACAGTTCGGCGCTGGCCGCGATCGACCCCTCGCTGATCGAGTCCGCGAAGATCGACGGCGCGGGCCCCTACCGCCGGTTCAGGGACATCATCTGGCCGCTTGTCAGGCCCGTCACCGCGGTCGTCGTCATCATGGGGATCATCTGGGTGCTCCGGGTGTTCGACATCGTCTACGCGGCCGGCGGCTCCGCCGGCGGACCGAACCACGCGTACTCGGTGCTGGGAATCGAGGTCTACCGAGCCGCGTTCGAACCGCCGATCGACTACGGCAAGGCGATGGTGGTGGCGCTCGTCCAGCTCGTTATCGTCGCCCCCCTCGCCGCCTACATCGCCCGTATGGGCTGA
- a CDS encoding [LysW]-lysine hydrolase, with the protein MNASVDTADVPLEEARNLLIDLVSIPSPSGEESEAADRLVEFFSAHGREAWIDEVGNVRAPADDAVLLTSHVDTVPGQVPVEVQPADADDLEADVAEEEGEDVLWGRGSVDATGPLAAMAAAAVRTGVSFVGVVGEETNSRGARHLVVDREEPDAVVNGEPSGTDGITLGYRGFLVGTYVASSESGHTSRPEPNAIQHATEWWTSVEEAFEPEDGADEVPVFEQVTAKPVAIDGGISDDGLSVEATLEAQLRVPPSMDVETVRETAEDELEIGTVSWAEPIPPVMESPRTEVARAFRAAIRKESEDPRLLRKTGTSDMNLYAGAWNCPMATYGPGNSDLDHAPDERLSLAEFDRSVAVLERVATTLADADD; encoded by the coding sequence ATGAACGCGAGCGTCGACACCGCGGACGTCCCCCTCGAGGAGGCGCGCAACCTCCTGATCGATCTCGTCTCGATCCCCTCGCCCTCCGGCGAGGAGTCGGAGGCAGCCGACCGGCTGGTCGAGTTCTTCTCGGCCCACGGCCGCGAGGCGTGGATCGACGAGGTGGGCAACGTTCGCGCGCCCGCTGACGACGCCGTGTTGCTGACCTCCCACGTCGACACCGTCCCCGGCCAGGTCCCGGTCGAGGTCCAGCCGGCCGACGCCGACGACCTCGAGGCCGACGTGGCCGAGGAGGAGGGCGAGGACGTCCTCTGGGGTCGCGGGAGCGTCGACGCGACGGGGCCGCTCGCGGCGATGGCCGCCGCGGCGGTCCGAACGGGCGTCTCGTTCGTCGGCGTCGTCGGCGAGGAGACGAATTCCCGGGGAGCCCGCCACCTGGTCGTCGACCGCGAGGAACCGGACGCTGTCGTCAACGGCGAACCCAGCGGGACCGATGGGATCACGCTCGGCTACCGCGGCTTCCTGGTCGGCACGTACGTCGCCTCGAGCGAGTCGGGGCACACCTCCCGTCCGGAGCCGAACGCGATCCAGCACGCAACGGAGTGGTGGACGAGCGTCGAGGAGGCGTTCGAGCCCGAAGACGGTGCGGACGAGGTCCCCGTCTTCGAACAGGTGACCGCAAAGCCCGTCGCCATCGACGGCGGCATCAGCGACGACGGACTCTCCGTGGAGGCGACCCTCGAGGCCCAACTCCGGGTCCCGCCCTCCATGGACGTCGAGACGGTCCGCGAGACGGCGGAAGACGAACTCGAGATCGGTACCGTCTCCTGGGCCGAACCGATCCCGCCGGTAATGGAAAGCCCCCGGACTGAGGTGGCCCGCGCGTTCCGCGCGGCGATCCGGAAGGAGAGCGAGGACCCCCGGCTCCTGCGCAAGACCGGTACCAGCGACATGAACCTCTATGCCGGTGCGTGGAACTGCCCGATGGCGACCTACGGCCCCGGCAACTCCGACCTGGATCACGCGCCGGACGAACGGCTCTCGCTGGCGGAGTTCGATCGGTCAGTGGCCGTCCTCGAGCGCGTCGCGACGACGCTGGCCGACGCGGACGACTGA
- a CDS encoding helix-turn-helix domain-containing protein, protein MATDPQHRLGELLEDSDPPFEKVMSCVFGIEDHETRTYLALCERPGSTIDELATVLDRDRSTINRSLSTLQDRGLVERDRRLLEGGGYVYQYTAVELPDAKEMLHEALNAWTRSVHGVIDEFDSDRERPRPGVRSEPRE, encoded by the coding sequence ATGGCGACGGACCCGCAACACCGACTCGGCGAACTCCTCGAGGATTCGGACCCGCCGTTCGAGAAGGTAATGAGCTGTGTGTTCGGGATCGAGGACCACGAAACGCGGACCTACCTCGCGCTCTGTGAGCGGCCCGGGAGTACGATCGACGAACTCGCGACGGTCCTCGACCGGGACCGGAGTACGATCAACCGGTCGCTGTCGACGCTGCAGGACCGGGGACTCGTCGAGCGCGACCGGCGACTGCTCGAGGGCGGCGGCTACGTCTACCAGTACACCGCGGTCGAACTCCCGGACGCCAAGGAGATGCTCCACGAGGCGCTGAACGCGTGGACGCGGTCGGTCCACGGCGTGATCGACGAGTTCGACTCCGACCGGGAGCGACCGCGACCGGGGGTCCGATCCGAGCCCCGGGAGTAA